The Longimicrobiales bacterium genome includes a window with the following:
- a CDS encoding alpha/beta fold hydrolase codes for MSFPIQRFHPAGWASGPHAQTIGARVLRSGDGPLYSRERLATPDGDFIDLDWGPDLGPSAPIVLVMHGLEGSSARPYMKNVCRELLGRGVRPVALNFRGCSGEPNLLPRFYHSGETTDPRFVLETLRARHPDRRFGAMGFSLGGNVLLKMLGEAPDGGCGLVSAAVAMSVPYDLAAGCALLERSRMGRLYTSYFMRSLLGKVEGKADLLSPLIDLPGVRLTKTIWHFDEVFTAPLNGFDSAAHYYDECSSSGYLSTIRVPTLMLHAEDDPFLPAASIPTTAAESNQHITLALQEHGGHVGFLQGSAWSPSFWGDEEAARFLAETLLEED; via the coding sequence TTGAGTTTCCCTATTCAGCGCTTCCACCCGGCTGGTTGGGCCAGTGGCCCCCATGCTCAGACCATCGGCGCACGCGTCCTGCGCTCCGGAGACGGACCGCTCTACTCCCGTGAACGACTGGCAACCCCGGACGGAGACTTCATAGACCTGGACTGGGGTCCCGACCTAGGACCGTCTGCACCCATCGTGCTCGTCATGCATGGCTTGGAGGGGTCGTCGGCCAGGCCGTACATGAAGAACGTCTGTCGGGAACTGTTGGGCCGCGGCGTCCGCCCGGTTGCCCTCAATTTCCGGGGGTGCAGCGGGGAACCGAATCTCCTTCCCCGTTTCTACCACTCGGGTGAAACTACCGACCCGCGCTTCGTGCTCGAGACACTCAGAGCCCGTCATCCGGATCGACGCTTTGGGGCGATGGGCTTTTCACTAGGTGGGAACGTCCTCCTCAAGATGCTAGGAGAAGCTCCTGACGGTGGATGCGGCCTCGTATCTGCTGCAGTGGCCATGTCCGTTCCGTACGACCTTGCGGCGGGCTGTGCGCTTCTTGAACGCTCTCGCATGGGGCGGCTCTACACGTCTTACTTCATGCGATCGCTGCTTGGAAAGGTCGAAGGCAAGGCTGATCTCCTCAGTCCACTCATCGACCTGCCTGGGGTCCGCCTCACGAAGACGATCTGGCACTTCGATGAGGTGTTCACCGCACCCCTGAACGGCTTCGACAGTGCAGCACACTACTACGACGAGTGCAGCAGTTCGGGGTATCTATCGACCATACGTGTGCCGACGCTCATGCTGCACGCTGAAGACGACCCCTTCTTACCGGCCGCGTCGATCCCCACGACCGCGGCTGAGAGTAACCAACACATCACACTGGCCCTGCAAGAACATGGTGGGCACGTCGGATTCCTTCAGGGAAGCGCGTGGAGCCCTTCCTTTTGGGGCGACGAAGAAGCAGCGCGTTTCCTGGCCGAGACCCTCCTAGAGGAAGACTAG
- a CDS encoding DNA-3-methyladenine glycosylase I: MQPPLNTYCHAAKDHPFHGPYHDFEYGFPIADDDNLFGRLLLEINQAGLSWLTILKKKEAFKKAYADFSIEKVAGFGAGDRDRLLSDAGIIRNRLKVAAAISNAQVILELQAAHGSFRNWLDAHHPLPKNEWVKLFKKTFRFTGGEITGEFLMSTGYLPGAHHEACPVYAQIASLSPPWMH; this comes from the coding sequence ATGCAGCCACCCCTGAATACGTACTGCCATGCGGCCAAGGACCATCCCTTTCATGGACCGTATCACGACTTCGAGTACGGCTTCCCCATCGCGGACGATGACAACCTTTTCGGGCGTCTGCTACTCGAGATCAACCAGGCGGGATTGAGCTGGCTCACGATCCTCAAAAAGAAGGAGGCCTTCAAGAAGGCATACGCCGACTTCTCCATTGAGAAAGTGGCTGGCTTTGGTGCTGGGGATCGCGACCGACTGCTGTCTGATGCGGGGATCATCAGGAACCGTCTCAAGGTCGCCGCTGCGATCTCCAACGCGCAGGTGATCTTGGAGCTTCAGGCGGCACATGGATCATTCCGGAATTGGCTCGATGCGCATCACCCACTTCCGAAGAACGAGTGGGTCAAACTCTTCAAGAAGACCTTCCGTTTCACGGGGGGTGAGATCACAGGCGAGTTCTTGATGTCCACCGGCTACCTACCCGGTGCGCACCATGAGGCCTGCCCCGTGTACGCCCAGATCGCGTCGCTCAGCCCACCGTGGATGCATTGA